One Hordeum vulgare subsp. vulgare chromosome 4H, MorexV3_pseudomolecules_assembly, whole genome shotgun sequence DNA window includes the following coding sequences:
- the LOC123446673 gene encoding G-type lectin S-receptor-like serine/threonine-protein kinase At2g19130: MESTYSYLEYLTGRFYQSEIHSSNTSRDATGAVQVQTVTAMLVNFSGRQWPGMCSPCKLGLFLLLECLSSSAAAAAADTLSVGESLTGNRTLVSEGGKFELGFFSPAGDSSFYVGIWYKQIPARTIIWVMNRDRPVSDPSSSELTVTPDGNLVLLLNENHIWSSTSHARTSNGSVVAVLLDSGNLVLRGRQPGNSPEVMWQSFEQPTDTLVPGGWVGLNKSTGAYQALVSWRSAVDPSTGLYMDRIDPSGSGQYTFWWNGTTVYHRVGAWSGQRFASVPEMGISSRYRYNSVNDDEEVSFSFEVVDPSTLSRMVMSPHGQLTMFDWSSGSGQWLLHWATPTSPCDVYSVCGPFGLCDVASSQYCRCLPAFDAASPGYWSGGCARKTSLYCGNGTSTDGFLPVDNVKLPSSFFSAAGSSRDCALACLRNCSCMAYAYSGGCLMWGGDLRNIEQITDGDASSSTLFLRVAAADLAATSNHGGGSTNERDVILVASSVSFLTILCLFVFICWRRRGADTVRHDGSLLVFSHGYLARCTGNFSQKLGMGSFGSVYKGTLRDGGHTAVAVKRLEGSAQGEKQFRAEVRTLGMIQHVSLVRLRGFCAAGRDWLLVYDYMPNGSLASALAGPSFGLLDWDTRFGIMAGVARGLAYLHEQCQERIVHCDVKPDNILLDAAFRPKVADFGMAKLIGRDFSHALTTARGTVGYLAPEWVLGLPITPKADVYSYGMTLLELVSGRRNRDAGGRGAGYFPLWAASKVSEGQFVALLDERLVGDANVGELSRACSVACWCIQQSEAMRPTMGQVVQVLEGSLTVGAAPVPRHLEVFCAEDSRTL, from the coding sequence ATGGAGAGCACTTACTCTTACCTAGAGTACCTGACTGGAAGATTCTACCAGTCCGAAATCCACAGCAGCAATACAAGTAGAGATGCCACTGGTGCAGTTCAGGTTCAAACGGTAACAGCGATGCTCGTCAATTTCTCCGGCCGACAGTGGCCGGGCATGTGCTCTCCGTGCAAACTCGGCCTGTTCCTATTGCTCGAGTGCCTGAGCTCCTCTGCCGCCGCGGCAGCCGCGGACACGCTCTCCGTGGGAGAATCTCTCACCGGGAACCGGACGCTGGTCTCGGAGGGAGGCAAGTTTGAGCTGGGCTTCTTCTCCCCGGCCGGCGACTCCAGCTTCTACGTCGGCATATGGTACAAGCAGATCCCGGCGCGGACTATCATTTGGGTCATGAACAGGGACCGCCCTGTCTCCGACCCATCGTCCTCGGAGCTGACGGTAACTCCGGACGGCAAcctcgtcctcctcctaaacGAGAACCACATCTGGTCGTCGACCAGTCACGCGCGTACGAGCAACGGATCCGTCGTGGCCGTGCTCCTCGACAGCGGGAACCTCGTTCTGCGGGGCCGGCAGCCGGGCAACTCGCCGGAGGTCATGTGGCAGAGCTTCGAGCAGCCGACCGACACGCTCGTGCCGGGCGGGTGGGTCGGGCTGAACAAGAGCACCGGCGCGTACCAGGCGCTCGTGTCATGGAGGAGCGCCGTCGACCCATCCACGGGATTGTACATGGACCGGATCGACCCGTCCGGGTCCGGCCAGTACACCTTCTGGTGGAACGGCACGACCGTGTACCACCGCGTCGGCGCATGGAGCGGCCAGCGCTTCGCCTCCGTGCCGGAGATGGGCATATCGTCCAGGTACAGGTACAACTCcgtcaacgacgacgaggaggtcAGCTTCTCCTTTGAGGTGGTCGACCCATCTACCCTGTCGAGGATGGTGATGAGCCCGCACGGGCAGCTCACCATGTTCGACTGGTCCAGCGGGTCCGGGCAGTGGCTGCTCCACTGGGCGACTCCAACGTCGCCGTGCGACGTGTACTCCGTGTGCGGGCCCTTCGGACTCTGCGACGTGGCCAGCTCGCAGTACTGCCGGTGCTTGCCGGCGTTCGACGCCGCGTCGCCGGGGTATTGGAGCGGCGGCTGCGCGAGGAAGACGAGCTTGTACTGCGGCAACGGCACGTCGACCGATGGGTTCCTTCCGGTGGATAATGTCAAGCTGCCGAGCAGTTTTTTCTCCGCGGCAGGTAGCTCCCGAGACTGCGCGCTGGCGTGTTTGAGAAACTGCTCTTGCATGGCGTATGCATACAGTGGTGGTTGCTTGATGTGGGGTGGTGATCTCAGGAACATTGAGCAGATCACCGACGGCGACGCCAGCTCGTCCACTCTGTTCCTCCGAGTCGCCGCCGCCGATCTTGCTGCCACCAGTAACCATGGCGGCGGGTCAACAAATGAACGCGACGTCATCCTGGTCGCCTCTTCGGTATCTTTTCTCACAATACTCTGCTTGTTCGTTTTCATTTGCTGGAGGCGACGTGGCGCGGATACTGTGCGGCACGACGGCTCTCTTCTGGTGTTCAGCCACGGCTATCTAGCGCGGTGCACGGGTAACTTCTCCCAGAAGCTGGGGATGGGGAGCTTCGGCTCCGTGTACAAGGGGACGCTCCGCGACGGTGGCCACACCGCGGTGGCCGTCAAGaggctcgagggatcggcgcagGGGGAGAAGCAGTTCCGCGCGGAGGTGAGGACCCTCGGCATGATCCAGCACGTCAGTCTCGTACGCCTTCGCGGGTTCTGCGCGGCGGGGCGCGATTGGCTGCTGGTCTACGACTACATGCCCAACGGCTCCTTGGCGTCCGCCTTGGCCGGCCCGAGCTTCGGGCTGCTGGACTGGGACACAAGGTTCGGGATCATGGCCGGCGTCGCCAGGGGGCTCGCCTACCTCCACGAGCAGTGCCAGGAGCGCATCGTGCACTGCGACGTGAAGCCGGACAACATACTCCTGGACGCGGCCTTCCGCCCCAAGGTGGCCGACTTCGGCATGGCGAAGCTCATCGGGCGGGACTTCAGCCACGCGCTGACCACGGCGCGGGGCACGGTGGGGTACCTGGCGCCGGAGTGGGTGCTGGGCCTGCCTATTACGCCCAAGGCGGACGTGTACAGCTACGGCATGACGCTGCTGGAGCTCGTCTCCGGGCGGAGGAACCGGGACGCCGGCGGCCGCGGCGCGGGGTACTTCCCGCTCTGGGCCGCGAGCAAGGTCAGCGAGGGGCAGTTCGTCGCGCTCTTGGACGAGAGGCTGGTGGGGGACGCGAACGTGGGTGAGTTGAGCCGGGCGTGCAGCGTCGCGTGCTGGTGCATACAGCAGAGCGAGGCGATGAGGCCGACCATGGGGCAGGTGGTGCAGGTTCTGGAGGGGTCGCTCACAGTGGGGGCTGCGCCCGTGCCTAGACACCTGGAGGTGTTCTGTGCGGAAGATTCGCGCACGCTGTGA